In Populus alba chromosome 1, ASM523922v2, whole genome shotgun sequence, a single window of DNA contains:
- the LOC118033934 gene encoding uncharacterized protein produces the protein MYVKAEPATDVNRNTEWFTYPGVWTTYMLIVFMSLLLVLSIFGCSAGMAWTIVHLCHFAVTYHFFHWKKGTPFADDQGIYNGLTWWEQIENGKQLTRNRKFLTVVPVVLYLMASHTTDYQNPMLFFNTLAVFVLVVAKFPHMHKVRIFGINADH, from the exons ATGTACGTGAAGGCTGAGCCAGCGACAGATGTGAATAGGAACACGGAGTGGTTCACATATCCAGGAGTTTGGACCACTTATATGCTCATTGTTTTCATGTCTTTGCTTCTTGTTCTTTCCATCTTTGGTTGTTCTGCTGGGATGGCCTGGACTATTGTCCATCTTTGTCATTTTGCT GTTACATATCACTTTTTTCACTGGAAGAAGGGAACACCTTTTGCTGATGACCAGGGTATCTACAATGGATTGACTTGGTGGGAGCAAATAGAAAATGGCAAGCAACTCACACGCAACAGGAAGTTTCTGACAGTTGTACCTGTAGTGCT GTATTTGATGGCCTCGCATACAACAGACTATCAAAACCCAATGCTCTTCTTCAACACATTGGCTGTATTTGTGCTGGTTGTTGCTAAGTTCCCACACATGCACAAGGTTCGCATATTTGGAATCAATGCTGATCATTGA
- the LOC118033935 gene encoding BTB/POZ domain-containing protein At3g05675: MDKTGKGKPCGFGDENTSDVVLHLRNCEGRPEVFYSHSLTLVSKSKFFADWFSSPDSGKCVEIHCTELNYDHHVNFLRLLYLPVDLQLDSLDSVKSAIGILEVSVAFSCEEVTKNCIHYLEAVPWEDKEEEQIIKAVTNLGPIAMPIIARIKPVDFTATKNVFVSAVRFATSTGRSCPPFGDELKISAQEQVEYMLGEDEDMPLVMADDEVKSVVRVGLSRIFSTFEKQLSSLLVESDLTSETAEDNILQCVSDLEWMGNLLPKMELMKDFVSNWAEISGNVLGILEDKKLESLMWGLKVKLIEVSGKALEAVGYGSVILPAPVRVQLLKTWLPYIRKIKPLLDSKGAEDTSFPHKMDEDLCQSIEGAIVSLVLALPSNDQADILADWMKADQVRYPDLSEAFEVWCYRTKSAKRRLVEGLDRVGNTTVSL, encoded by the coding sequence ATGGACAAAACGGGAAAAGGCAAGCCTTGCGGATTTGGAGATGAGAACACAAGTGATGTTGTTCTACACTTGAGAAATTGTGAAGGAAGACCTGAAGTTTTTTACTCCCATTCCCTTACCTTAGtaagcaagagcaagttctttgCAGATTGGTTCTCCAGTCCGGACTCTGGTAAATGTGTTGAGATTCACTGCACAGAGCTTAACTACGATCATCATGTTAACTTCTTGAGATTGCTGTACCTCCCTGTGGACTTGCAATTGGACTCCTTGGACTCTGTTAAATCTGCTATCGGGATTCTCGAGGTATCTGTTGCTTTCAGTTGTGAAGAGGTCACAAAGAACTGCATCCATTACTTAGAGGCTGTTCCTTGGGAGGACAAGGAAGaggaacaaataataaaagcagTCACCAATCTAGGTCCGATTGCCATGCCCATAATTGCCAGGATCAAACCAGTAGATTTTACTGCTaccaaaaatgtttttgtttcagCAGTTCGTTTTGCGACATCTACTGGCAGGTCATGCCCTCCATTTGGTGATGAACTTAAAATCTCTGCTCAAGAACAAGTAGAATACATGTTAGGGGAAGATGAGGACATGCCATTGGTTATGGCTGATGATGAAGTAAAATCAGTTGTGAGAGTAGGTCTTTCCAGAATCTTTTCTacatttgaaaagcaattatcATCCCTACTTGTGGAGTCTGACCTCACATCTGAGACAGCTGAGGACAATATATTGCAGTGTGTATCTGATCTGGAGTGGATGGGCAATTTACTTCCCAAGATGGAATTAATGAAGGACTTTGTATCAAACTGGGCTGAGATCTCTGGCAACGTTTTGGGGATACTTGAAGACAAGAAACTTGAATCTCTCATGTGGGGTTTGAAAGTGAAATTGATTGAAGTGAGCGGAAAGGCATTAGAAGCAGTTGGTTATGGCAGTGTGATTCTTCCAGCTCCAGTTCGGGTGCAGCTGCTAAAGACATGGCTTCCTTATATAAGGAAAATAAAGCCTCTTTTAGATTCTAAAGGTGCTGAAGACACGAGTTTTCCTCACAAGATGGATGAAGATCTGTGCCAGAGTATCGAAGGGGCAATTGTCTCATTGGTACTGGCATTGCCATCAAATGACCAAGCTGATATCCTGGCGGATTGGATGAAAGCAGATCAGGTTAGGTATCCAGACTTGAGTGAAGCTTTTGAGGTTTGGTGTTACAGAACCAAGTCGGCAAAGAGAAGATTGGTTGAGGGCTTAGACAGGGTTGGCAACACAACTGTCAGCCTTTAA